Genomic DNA from Hydrogenispora ethanolica:
GGTGAAACCATTCAACGTCGGCATCGCGGGTAATGGTGCCTTTCAGACGCAACCCCCGCAGAGCGGGGACCCGCTGTAAAGCTTCCAGTAACCGGGAGACCGACGGAGTGGATCCGGCCAACTCCTTGACGACGCCATTCTCGATCATCAAATCGGTGATCCGGGATTCCGGCGGCAGGTTTTGTTGCAGGAGCAGCAGGAAATCGAGTTCCCGCCCCTGAGCGGCCAGCCATTTTTCCAAGGCGCGGACTTTCGCTTCGTTGCGCCTGAAACGCTGCTCGGCCTGGCGGATGTTTTGAATCCGGGGCAGCCGCGCCTGAAGCCAGGAATTCATACGCGCCCGCTTTTCCCGGCTAGCCTGCCAGCCGAAACCAAGACCCAGCGCCAGGATGAGCAGGGAGATCCCGAACTGGCCGGCGATCCGGAGTGTCCGGCGCTGATTCAAAGCGCTTTCTTGCTTCGATGAAAGGATGCGCGTTTCTTCCGGCCCGTTCCGGCGCGGTCCGGCGATTTGCTCCAGAGCCAGGCCGAGGAGCGGGGCCAGCCCGGCGGTATGCCGGCCGGGAAGGACGCCGCCGAGACAGGACTGGCCGGGGCGGTATAATTCGATGCCGAACTCCGCTTTCAGCTTGTCTGGTAAATCGGGCAAGGAGGCGTCGTTTCCGAGAAACCAGACCTTAGGGGGAAAGGGTTTCCCGGTCTCCGCCCGGTAGGCTGCGAGCGACAGGCGGAATTCTTCCAGCAGATCGGCGAGGGCTTCGTCGCGAGGAAGGTTCTCGGCTCTGAAATCGCGCCAATACGTTAATTCCTCACCTTCGACGACCCCAAACTCCGCCCGCTCATCCGCCAGGTCCAAATAGGCTTCCGCTTGGTTGGAATCGTTCAAAAAACCCCGATGGAAGTGGAGAAAACTCCGAATCCCCTGATTGCGCAGCCCCGACCAGCATACTTTCAAACCGGACCGCTCCAGCAGTTGTACTTGCGCTTGAAGCAGATCATCCCGCAGCAGGGCCACCCGAACCTGGGCCAGTCCATCGAGGACCCGGTGGTGGACGATTAGAAATTTTTCGCGCCCGTCACCGCCGCTCTCCAGCTCCATCCGCACGGCGGCCTTTCGTTGCGGGCCGGGCAGGTCCGGCACCCGGATGGTCCGGTATTTCACCCAACGATTGGGCAGGACTAGGATCACCCGGCGTTTTGTAAAATTGGCTTGCTGCCAGAGTTCCCTCAGCCGGTCCGGAGTCATTTCCCCGGGCGGTAAATCGCGGAGGACAAAACGAACCAGCTCCGCGCGGTTGTTTTTGCCACGGACCTCGACGGCGCAAAAACGGTTGGGTTGACAGTCAATCACGATCACGGGCTTGGACATTCGGACCTCCGCTCGTTTGGACGGGTTGTTCCCCGGTATCGGTTTGAGGGATCTCCGGGGCCTCGTCATTCAGACAGACGCGCCAGGATAGCGTGCGGGCGCGCCATTGCTTTGCGATTCCGGCGACGAACCGCTCCTGGACGGTATCGAGATAATACTGGAATCGCCCCTGGGTGACCCAGATCCGGTAACGGACCACGGTGGAGATCACCGTGAAATAATCCTCGGGATGGGCGATGTTTTTATTCGCACTCAGAAAAAAACGCCTGATCTCATCCTGGCTTTTGAAGGGATTGGCCGCCTGACGCGGAACCACCTGGGCCAGCAGGCCGGAAGGATACCCGGCTTCCGCCAGAATGACCGCCAAGCCGGTCCCCCGGGCCAGATTCAGGTTGCAAGCGCCGCCGAATTGAAAGAGCGGTTTCATCCGGGACCAGTCGGCCTGGGTGATCCCATCGAGGCGCTCGAAATCGCTGATTTGGGTAAAACGATTATTGGGACTGGCGCGATATTGGGTAAAGCTATTGGCGGCCCGCTCGGCCAGATTTTTTTCAAAGCCGGCAGACTCCAGCAAATTGGCGAACGTGGCCGCGCTGATCGTATTGGGATTGACTTTGCCGAATACCGTAAACTCCGGAGCCAAAACCGGATAAAGTTTCGCGCCGTCCTTCACTTGCTTGATTTCTTCCAATGATGAAAAGAAGCCGTTCCGCGGCTGATAGGGCGGATTCAAGGCTTGGTAATCGTCTTCCTCCGCGCCGTCCATCAAGGGTTCACTGTCCGGATCGCGCCAGTCCAACAGCGGATCGATGGATAATTCGCGCAATTCGACCGCTTGAAAACCGCGGCTGACCAGATTGATATTGGGCTTGCTGCCTTCGTCCTCGACCAGCACCGTGATTTGATAACCGTCCCGCCGCTCTTCAAACCGGCCGCCATCACCCAGCCAGGCGTCCTGACGCGTATCGTATCCTTGCGGGTCGTCGGCGAGGAAAAGGGCCAGCCGATCGTGAAGCGCTTCCTCCGCGAGCTGACGGAATTTGTAATTCCGTTCCAAATTCACCACGGCAGCCCATTCGGTTTCGGCCCGGTAGAGCAAGAAGCTGGCGATGATGCCGATCAGGGCCAGGAACCAGGTGACGGTGAGCAGGGCGGAGCCGCGTTGGTGGTCAGGAATCGCCATCTTGGGTCGCCTCGCTTGCTTGGAGCGGAATGATCATGTTTCCTAAATTACGGGTCTTGGTCCGGACGGAGAGCCGGATCAGCGCGGGAAGGCCGGACCCGATCCCGGGACGCCATTCCGGCAGCCAGTTCCGGGTGGAGGGTTGGTAATATTCCCATTGCCAGGCGACGATCTCCCGGAACAATTCGGTTTCGGGAGCGGAACCGCCCCAGAATCCGGAACTCCGGAATACCTTGGCCTGCGACGGGTCAAACCTGTAACTGACCTGTTCCAGCCCGGAGGGGGTTTCTTTCCAGAAACGCAGCCCGGTTGGCTCGCCGGCGAGCGCCGCCGCGGGGAGATAGCCCCCGACATAAGCGGCGCTCAGGTCGCTATAGACCGTCTGGTAGATCAGTTTGAACTGGTGCTGGCCGCGGTAGGCCCGGTCATTTTTGCCCCAGAGCCCGGCCGCGCTGAATAAAAACTGCGACAAAACCGCCAGCAAAACGGCTGTAATGGCCAGGGACGCCACCATCTCTAACAGGGTGAATCCGGCTTCAGCGCCGGTAGCCCTGGAAAAGGAGGCGGTGGGGAGCGCCGTTTGGCGCCTCCCAGGTAACGGTGAGGTGAATCCGTTGACTGCCATCATCTGCTGTCTCCTCTTTGGAAAACCAATGAAACGATTCATAGGGCGGGTCGAACCGGCCGGACGAAGCCGGTTCGCTCCCCAGTTCCAATTCGGCCAGTTTCCCCTGGCCGATGATCAGGCCGGTCACGCGCCCCGCCAATTGCCGCTCGGTGAAGACGGTCTGCGCGAAGGTTCCGCTGAAAACCGCGATAATCAGTCCGGCCAGACTGAGCGCGAGAATGACTTCGATCAGCGTGAAGCCGGCTGATCTCCGGCGCTTTGCGGGGCGTCGTTCCATTGCACTTCACCATCCTCCCGAATCACCAGCCTGCCTTGGAAATGCCGGGTCCGCCAGGCCAGCTGCATTCCCGGGGTGCTCCCGTCGGGAAGCAACTGTAGCGCGCTCCGGCTCCCGGACGCTGGCTCCGGCGGGGATTCTCCATCCCCGGGACTATCCGGCTCCCGGGAGGGCTCAGGCTCCGGAGCGGCGGCGGGAATGACGAAATGAAACTGCTCTCCGGAGAAGTCGCGCCGGATCGGATGCTCGCCCAATTGAAAAGCGTATCCTTGTGCAGTAAAATCCACCACTTGCGCGCTGCGTTCCGTGGCTGCGGTCTCCCTGAGCGTCGCCACGTCGGCGCGGAGCAACTTGGCGATGGCCTGAATTCGGGTCTTTTCGAGGGAACGCTCCACCGCCGGCTGGGCCAGCGAGAGCGCCAGGCCGATCAGGATGATGACCGCCAATACCTCCAGCAGGGTGAAGCCGGAACGGTTACCAGTTCCCAATGTCGGCGTTATCCCCGGTTCCGCCTTCGGCATTGTCTTTGCCCAGCGAGAAAAGGTCGAAGGATTGGGGATTATGCGTCCCGGGGGCGGCATACCGGATCGGGTGGCCCCAGGGGTCGTTCGGCAGCTTTTTATCCTCCAGGTACGGTCCATTCCAATTTTCGGGGATGGGGGGAACCGTCGGTTTTTCGATTAATGCCTGGAGGCCCTGCTCGGTGGTAGGGTAGGCCGAATTGTCCAGGTAGTAGGTTTTCAAGACGTTCTTCAAGGAATTGACCTGCGCCTGGGCGGCTTTGATCTGGCCTTTCTGCATGTTGTTGATGATGTTCGGCGCCACCATGGTCAGAATGAACGCCAGTAGCGTCAGTACCGCCAGGATCTCCAGCAGGGTAAAGCCGCGCTCGCCTTTCAGCTCCTGTTTCATGTGCCCTCCTTCATTCGGCTCCGGTAATATGGAACGTTTTCCGCAAGCGTCGGATGAAATCATCCTAACCCAGCGGATTGATCTGTGAATTCATATTGGTTATCGGCAACAGGATCGCCATGGCTAAGATGGCGATGATCCCCACCATGAATAAGATTAACAGCGGCTCAAAGACGGCCAGGAAGATGCCCATCGAGTGCCTGACCTCGCCCTCATAGGTCTTGGCGACTTTGTCGAGCATCAGTCCGAGCGAACCGCTCTCCTCGCCGACGCCGATCATCTCGGCGGCGAGAAGGGGGATGACCTCCTGAGCCGCCATCCCGCCGGCCAACGACTGGCCCTG
This window encodes:
- a CDS encoding general secretion pathway protein GspK — translated: MAIPDHQRGSALLTVTWFLALIGIIASFLLYRAETEWAAVVNLERNYKFRQLAEEALHDRLALFLADDPQGYDTRQDAWLGDGGRFEERRDGYQITVLVEDEGSKPNINLVSRGFQAVELRELSIDPLLDWRDPDSEPLMDGAEEDDYQALNPPYQPRNGFFSSLEEIKQVKDGAKLYPVLAPEFTVFGKVNPNTISAATFANLLESAGFEKNLAERAANSFTQYRASPNNRFTQISDFERLDGITQADWSRMKPLFQFGGACNLNLARGTGLAVILAEAGYPSGLLAQVVPRQAANPFKSQDEIRRFFLSANKNIAHPEDYFTVISTVVRYRIWVTQGRFQYYLDTVQERFVAGIAKQWRARTLSWRVCLNDEAPEIPQTDTGEQPVQTSGGPNVQARDRD
- a CDS encoding PulJ/GspJ family protein, translating into MAVNGFTSPLPGRRQTALPTASFSRATGAEAGFTLLEMVASLAITAVLLAVLSQFLFSAAGLWGKNDRAYRGQHQFKLIYQTVYSDLSAAYVGGYLPAAALAGEPTGLRFWKETPSGLEQVSYRFDPSQAKVFRSSGFWGGSAPETELFREIVAWQWEYYQPSTRNWLPEWRPGIGSGLPALIRLSVRTKTRNLGNMIIPLQASEATQDGDS
- a CDS encoding type IV pilus modification PilV family protein, giving the protein MERRPAKRRRSAGFTLIEVILALSLAGLIIAVFSGTFAQTVFTERQLAGRVTGLIIGQGKLAELELGSEPASSGRFDPPYESFHWFSKEETADDGSQRIHLTVTWEAPNGAPHRLLFQGYRR
- a CDS encoding type II secretion system protein → MGTGNRSGFTLLEVLAVIILIGLALSLAQPAVERSLEKTRIQAIAKLLRADVATLRETAATERSAQVVDFTAQGYAFQLGEHPIRRDFSGEQFHFVIPAAAPEPEPSREPDSPGDGESPPEPASGSRSALQLLPDGSTPGMQLAWRTRHFQGRLVIREDGEVQWNDAPQSAGDQPASR
- the gspG gene encoding type II secretion system major pseudopilin GspG — translated: MKQELKGERGFTLLEILAVLTLLAFILTMVAPNIINNMQKGQIKAAQAQVNSLKNVLKTYYLDNSAYPTTEQGLQALIEKPTVPPIPENWNGPYLEDKKLPNDPWGHPIRYAAPGTHNPQSFDLFSLGKDNAEGGTGDNADIGNW